In the Bacillus solimangrovi genome, one interval contains:
- a CDS encoding efflux RND transporter periplasmic adaptor subunit, with translation MKKLFRHYKSSFILAASLTLLLAGCGGEQASTTAEEPVKETPVKVALIKKGDLQTENEIVGQVKADSQVEVYSKVAGELLTFNVNKGDWVEKGQVIGKVDDQDLVRQLQLQQVGLQQAQTQLETAQINKRKASNGLENAKLTLEQAELTVEKEKPSDETQPEQEEPSDKTQPEKKDEQQEKSYTQSEIDLETLSIQLEDAKRNLERMKELYNEGAIAQKDYEQAVIAEQNARLNYEKGKIGQENSMSSYDQASIAVENAKETVSEAEVGAKQANIAVEQAQVQLSQAKDRVNDAVIRATQSGEIVAIGAKVGDTVTSQAPVVTIVSLDPIVIQATISADQLPLFKKGEQVRIELPSLNEEVNGKITYVASVANDAGLYEVETAIENPDSVIKPGMVAKFIVDEVRVKDTLLVPTDAVIEDGAANIVYIVEEGKAVAKEVEVVEAQTDWTAIRGDLNEKEQIVVKGQNTLSDGNLVKVIKEG, from the coding sequence GTGAAGAAATTATTTAGGCATTATAAAAGTAGTTTCATTCTTGCAGCATCGCTTACTTTATTATTAGCAGGATGTGGAGGGGAACAAGCTTCTACAACAGCTGAAGAACCTGTTAAAGAGACACCAGTGAAAGTAGCTTTGATTAAAAAGGGAGATCTACAAACTGAAAATGAAATTGTTGGACAAGTAAAAGCTGATTCACAAGTTGAAGTGTATTCGAAAGTAGCAGGAGAATTGCTAACTTTCAATGTGAATAAAGGAGATTGGGTTGAGAAAGGTCAAGTCATCGGTAAAGTAGATGATCAAGATCTAGTTCGACAACTTCAATTGCAACAAGTAGGTTTACAACAGGCGCAAACACAACTTGAAACAGCTCAAATTAATAAACGAAAAGCATCAAATGGATTAGAGAACGCAAAGTTAACGCTTGAACAAGCGGAATTAACTGTTGAGAAAGAAAAACCTTCAGATGAAACACAACCAGAACAAGAAGAGCCTTCAGATAAAACACAACCTGAAAAAAAAGATGAACAGCAAGAGAAATCGTATACACAATCTGAGATTGATTTAGAAACATTAAGCATTCAATTAGAGGATGCGAAGCGAAATCTAGAACGAATGAAAGAATTGTACAATGAGGGCGCTATAGCTCAGAAAGATTATGAACAAGCAGTTATAGCAGAGCAAAATGCTCGTCTAAATTATGAAAAAGGGAAGATTGGTCAAGAAAACAGCATGTCATCCTACGATCAAGCTTCAATCGCTGTTGAGAATGCGAAAGAAACTGTATCAGAGGCTGAAGTCGGTGCTAAACAAGCAAACATCGCTGTTGAACAAGCCCAAGTTCAATTATCTCAAGCAAAAGACCGAGTTAATGATGCAGTCATTCGTGCTACACAATCTGGAGAGATTGTTGCAATTGGTGCGAAAGTAGGAGATACCGTTACTTCGCAGGCGCCTGTTGTTACAATCGTTTCACTAGATCCAATTGTTATTCAAGCAACAATAAGTGCAGATCAATTACCACTGTTCAAAAAGGGTGAACAAGTTCGTATAGAGCTTCCTTCACTTAATGAGGAAGTTAATGGAAAGATTACTTATGTAGCTTCAGTTGCAAACGATGCAGGATTATATGAGGTAGAAACAGCAATTGAAAATCCTGATTCAGTTATTAAACCTGGAATGGTTGCCAAGTTCATTGTTGATGAAGTACGTGTAAAAGATACGTTGCTCGTTCCAACAGATGCAGTAATTGAAGATGGAGCAGCCAATATCGTTTATATCGTAGAGGAAGGTAAAGCAGTAGCTAAGGAAGTTGAAGTCGTAGAGGCGCAAACAGATTGGACAGCTATTCGTGGCGACTTAAACGAGAAAGAACAAATTGTTGTTAAAGGTCAAAATACCCTTTCAGACGGTAACCTTGTCAAGGTTATTAAGGAGGGTTAA